A part of bacterium genomic DNA contains:
- the rplP gene encoding 50S ribosomal protein L16 gives MLMPKKVKYRKQQRGRMAGPTKGGGFLVFGDYGLVALEPHWITARQIEAGRIAITRHLKRGGKIWIRVFPDKPVTKKPLETRMGKGKGAVDHWVAVVKPGRILFELTGVAKEVACEALRLASHKLPIATRILERSEGS, from the coding sequence ATGTTGATGCCAAAGAAGGTTAAATATAGAAAACAGCAGAGGGGGAGAATGGCAGGACCAACAAAGGGAGGAGGGTTTCTTGTATTTGGTGATTATGGCCTGGTTGCCCTAGAGCCACATTGGATAACTGCAAGGCAGATTGAGGCAGGAAGGATTGCTATAACCCGTCATTTAAAAAGGGGTGGAAAGATATGGATAAGGGTATTTCCCGATAAACCTGTAACAAAAAAGCCTCTGGAAACAAGGATGGGAAAAGGCAAAGGTGCGGTTGACCATTGGGTTGCGGTTGTAAAACCAGGAAGGATACTCTTTGAATTAACAGGTGTGGCAAAGGAGGTTGCATGTGAGGCATTGCGTCTTGCCTCCCATAAGCTTCCCATTGCAACAAGAATATTGGAAAGAAGTGAAGGCAGCTGA
- the rpmC gene encoding 50S ribosomal protein L29 codes for MKAADLREFTNEELLNKRKELCLELLNLRHQKVIRQIENPRRIREIKRTIAQVNTIVKERELGINQKSEERSQKTEVR; via the coding sequence GTGAAGGCAGCTGATTTAAGGGAATTTACAAATGAGGAGCTTTTAAATAAAAGAAAGGAGCTTTGTTTGGAGCTTCTTAACCTTCGTCATCAAAAGGTAATAAGGCAGATTGAGAATCCAAGAAGAATAAGGGAAATAAAGAGAACAATTGCCCAGGTTAATACAATTGTAAAGGAAAGAGAGCTTGGGATAAATCAGAAGTCAGAAGAGAGAAGTCAGAAGACAGAAGTGAGGTAA